The segment CTCCATTCAGTCAGCGGTTCACGGGGCCGATTTAGTAGTGACGGCCACTAAGAGTGAGGAGCCCATTCTGGAACCGAACTGGCTTACAGAGCATGTTCATGTCCATAACGTGGGTCCGAAATTCAAAGAAGCTCATGAAATCCCCTTGGAATTCATCAGCAGCTGTGCAACCACGGTTACGGACTCGCTCCAGCAGACGAAGAGCTATGACAGCTTCCTGTTAAACGGAACTGCAGAAGCTAACCGGTTGCAGGAATTCTCGCAGCTATTGCAAACAGCGAATCGTACCAGCAATCCCAGGGGTTATTGGAGTTCGCTGCAGCAGCAGCGAAGCTACTGTTGTTCTATCGGCCTGGCAGGATCGGAATTGTTCATTGCTCGCGAAGCAATACGGGCCATGCGGGAAAAGCAGAACGGTTGATTCGAAGAGCACAATTCGCGAATCAGAAGGCTTAGTTCTGATACATTGCCGGAGAAGCTTTTTCCGATTGTCGAAGTTTCGGTTTCACTTGGGATGTGAGGCCCTTCGGTCCCTCTATCGCGCGGTCCTTTTCAGAGGTGGTTGAAACCAAGGTCTGGTTTCGACCTGCATGTTTCGCTTTGTACAAAGCTTCGTCGGCGGCTTTAATCATCCCTTCGACGTCCGAGGCATTTTCGGGGAAGCTCGAGATTCCGGAACTCATTGTGATCAGGAATTCACCATGTTCTGATAATCCAGGAGTCGTTTCTCTCGCCTTACGAATCGATTCCGTGATGCGAAGTGCTCCCGCTGCAGAGACGCCGGGCAACAGGATTGCCATCTCTTCTCCACCGTAGCGAGCAACAAGAACGGAATCGTTGGTACGTGTCTGGTTCGTGATTCGTTTCAGGATATCGGCCGTCTCTTTCAAGACGGTGTCCCCAACTTGGTGCCCATGCCGATCGTTGATGTTTTTAAAGTGATCGAGGTCGATAAGGACCAGAGAACAAGTCGTCTGTTGAGATTTTGCGACGAACAGTTCCTGAGTAATGCGTTCATCAAAAGTGCGACGATTCGCGATTTTGGTAAGCCCGTCCAATGTTGCTTTGCGGCGGACAATCGCTTCGCTCAATGTTTTGGAAACGCAATCCGCTATCAAGGGAGAAGCCCACTGTACGAATTCAACGTGCCGGGGGCTGTAGGGCAAGCAGGATGAACGGGTCAAGCAGGCGACTGCCAACAGATTGCCATCCTGGCTTCGCAGTGAAAGCAAGATTGCCTGGTTGATCGTCTCTGTGATCTTGACTTTTTCCAGCGAGGCTTTATTGAGATTGATAAAGTCTTTGTTTGACATTTTTACCAAAGTCGCCAGGTAATACTCGTCTTTAGATCGTTTGAATTCCAGATTGGGATTGTTTCCCGGTCCGTGTTCAAGTTTTATCAACGGGGCTTTTCTCAGCTCCTGTTTTTCGTTTTCGACGAGATACAACATACAACGGTCGGTCTCAGTCAGTTCGACCAGCTTTTGCAGGAATCCTTGCAAGTTGCTGCCAATCAGATTCTGCATTTCCAGTTTAACCTGGGTCAGTTGCAGTTGTTCCAGTTGCTCTTGCAGTTGTCCCTGTTGACGAAGACGAATATCGATTCCACGTACCAGTCGGCGGGTGAATTCAAGTTGTTCGTTAAGGTTGACGTTACTGGGATAGAGTGCCGAAGTAATAAAGAGGTAGCGGATGCCATCGATTTCGGGAGTCGTAAAGATAAAGAC is part of the Polystyrenella longa genome and harbors:
- a CDS encoding sensor domain-containing diguanylate cyclase, producing MESLPTLHLLTTSIIMNGLVVSLSVVCLLHYILTIHRRKQAEEELKQTLKQVEYVQFELDGLKLSHNLSRLENRLLRDILGTPDIRIYIDTLFERLLPNTQEGLCALYSIENEKQTVLNYRGERSSFATKGIPRDLLEQMRGEHTLKLEQKDLEQSGLLKFVNRETRPFLDKVFIFTTPEIDGIRYLFITSALYPSNVNLNEQLEFTRRLVRGIDIRLRQQGQLQEQLEQLQLTQVKLEMQNLIGSNLQGFLQKLVELTETDRCMLYLVENEKQELRKAPLIKLEHGPGNNPNLEFKRSKDEYYLATLVKMSNKDFINLNKASLEKVKITETINQAILLSLRSQDGNLLAVACLTRSSCLPYSPRHVEFVQWASPLIADCVSKTLSEAIVRRKATLDGLTKIANRRTFDERITQELFVAKSQQTTCSLVLIDLDHFKNINDRHGHQVGDTVLKETADILKRITNQTRTNDSVLVARYGGEEMAILLPGVSAAGALRITESIRKARETTPGLSEHGEFLITMSSGISSFPENASDVEGMIKAADEALYKAKHAGRNQTLVSTTSEKDRAIEGPKGLTSQVKPKLRQSEKASPAMYQN